From Heteronotia binoei isolate CCM8104 ecotype False Entrance Well chromosome 3, APGP_CSIRO_Hbin_v1, whole genome shotgun sequence, a single genomic window includes:
- the RASL11A gene encoding ras-like protein family member 11A, with protein sequence MRLSSTMSHHCLLAPIQECPAGYFVKDIKLAVLGTGSVGKSAMIVRYLTRRFIGDYEPNTGNLYSRLVHVEDDQIFLQIQDTPGCIELQEDIPQMLDSLSRCLKWADGFLLVYSVTDCRSYQSIRPLFEQIRKSRPDSKTPVIIVGNKADLTHARQVAAKDGLQLANELDSVFLEISTSDNYQGVCDAFQYLCKEVSKLHSCSNGEKRRSSIIPRPKSPNMQDLKRRFRQALSYKVK encoded by the exons ATGCGGCTGTCGTCGACCATGTCTCACCACTGTCTCCTCGCCCCGATACAGGAGTGCCCTGCTGGTTACTTCGTGAAGGACATTAAGCTGGCCGTGCTGGGCACAGGGAGCGTGGGGAAGAGCG CTATGATTGTCCGCTACCTAACCAGGAGGTTTATTGGCGACTATGAACCCAACACAG GGAATCTGTATTCAAGACTTGTTCATGTGGAAGATGACCAAATTTTCTTGCAAATTCAAGACACCCCAGGATGTATTGAG CTTCAAGAAGACATCCCACAGATGTTGGATTCACTTTCCAGGTGTCTAAAGTGGGCGGATGGTTTTCTTTTGGTGTATTCCGTTACAGACTGCCGTAGCTACCAGTCTATCCGTCCCCTCTTTGAACAGATCCGGAAGAGCCGTCCAGACTCTAAAACCCCTGTTATTATAGTAGGCAACAAAGCGGACTTGACTCATGCCAGACAAGTAGCAGCGAAGGATGGCCTACAGCTGGCCAATGAACTGGACAGTGTCTTTCTAGAAATCTCCACTAGTGATAATTACCAAGGGGTGTGTGATGCATTCCAGTATCTCTGTAAAGAAGTCAGTAAATTGCACAGCTGCAGCAATGGGGAAAAAAGGAGATCGTCCATCATTCCACGGCCCAAGTCTCCCAACATGCAAGACCTCAAGAGACGTTTCAGGCAGGCCTTGTCTTACAAGGTCAAATGA